The DNA region tatatattagtatatataaGTCTGATAAGCTGAATGCACAGTTACCTGTAGGTCAGTTTTGGTCACAGTTCTAAATGTTTTTGCCACCCTCAAACATTAGTAGTAACTATATTAACTCAATGAGAGTTGCTGGAGCTTTTTAGCTGAGACACATTTCTCTTCTTACCATGAGAACACCAACATGTGCTTCACCAGGGAGTTGTTGGGGTCAACCACCTTAACAGAATTCTCAAATATTTGTAGAGAGAAAGCTGACATGTTATAACAACTGATAATAGTTATTAGATTTGCCATCTCATATACACACAAAAGATTTTAGACAAATATCAAACTGCAAAGACAAATATATAACCTGGCAaatgaggcgacgcagtggcgcagtaggtagtgctgtcgcctcacagcaagaaggtcgctggttcgagcctcggctgggtcagttggcgtttctgtgtggagtttgcatgttctccctgcgtttgcatgggtttcttacgggtgctccggtttcccccacagtccaaagacatgcggtacaggtaaattgggtaggctaaattgtccattgtgtatgtgtgtgtgtaaatgagtgtgtatgggtttcccagagatgggttgtggctggaagggcatctgctgcgtaaaaaatatgctggataagttggcggttgattccgctgtggcaaccttttttaataaagggacaaagccaaaaagaaaatgaatgaatgaatgaataaataacctgGCAAATGACCATGTAATTAGTGATATAAACAATGACTTGCCATGtattaaaggattttaaatgcacTTTATGGAGCCAAAGAACCACTAATCATTGCATCCAAAATCATTTAATAAACAGCAAACCATCGATTATTTgatattgatttgtttttaaacctAAAGGTAACAGTGGACCCTCTTACTCTCTAAACCATGGAGTCCACAGGGAACACATCTGTATCCCAAGATGCACTGAGCAACACTACCATCATTTACGAGCAAGGTCAGTAGAAAAGTTATCAGTAGATCAGTGATTATATCtaaaatatgtgtgtatttttaaaaattcatctaCACATATTACACCATCCacattgtgataataatattcagattgctcatttaaataaatgtttacctTCTCTAATAGCCCAGAACTCAGACCTCTCACCTTAAAATGCTTTAGATCTGCTGCTGTACACGAAAAACAACAGAGAACTACAGGTATTGTGTGGCACATTGGTATTTTGTATTGGAATAAGTCATAATTCTATTGAAATATAAACTGCAGGGTTCCCAtgcttcttgaaagtacttgaatttcagacatatgAATACAAAGCCTGGAATGTACTTGCAAACAAACATAGGTCCTTAAAAGTGCATGAATTTTAAGTATCAATAGtagatagacgatgccatcatccattgccaatggccgatagacatcacaatgctgagccgacATCACAATCTTCTACCTTGCCttgtcgcagcagcaacccgcttgcgaaaaatacacacgccctgtttacactaatacgtcttagtttaaAATGGCATTTCAGAACAAAACTATCCACGTTCACACTGgcatttcacctagcatttctgaaaagatctctatccacactacaccactgaaaacgcacatcatgtgaccacacacacactctgtcatgcacTCTAGCATACTCACACATctaagctccaggcagtcagcaagtgctttgagcacaaaaccccagggagcagtgcacgtcggactgtatatcaaggatgtaccgctggatcacgtctcactatagttattaaattatagttattattagtaatctttaatcaaacttGTCTCTAACTAAGGACTCTTCAGTCTTGTATCTATCaatcaatctttcactttcaggtttgtcgacgccattataacgacacagatcactctgcctattcatgccagagtcctgcggaaaaagttATTGACAGGTGGTAttttgtgtgcaacttatctttatttatatataatttggttatgggtaaaacaaagaccatgcgggtcaggtagttgaaacggtaggctacaaataattaatttgttatgaattaattcattattcataaataattaattcaccactggtgacgatgccatcatccattgcgatgtttcacataAGACATTGTACTTTGCCAAAtggttgacatcgcccaaccctaatttaaAGTCGATGGTGTTATTTTAACAATTACTGCTTTCAAAAAACTGAGTGGAAAGAAAATAAGAAATTCATCTTTTACAAATGACAAATAATGAAATTTATCTATACTTCAGGTACCACATTTGAATATTACCAGTACTGAATTCTACTAGGTGtattaaagttttttaaagttgtttaaaacagtcaacatgttttaaaatgacacattcaaaacatcataattataacattttaatgaaCATTAAGTGTtagtgaaatgttaagtacaggAAGGATTTTCGTGGCACTATGTATGCTGGGGTCTGAATTGCAAAGATGCCCgacttaaaataattaatgatttaaaaGTCCTTGAATTTGGTGTCCATCAAAGAGTGGGACACTAATGACATCTGACATTAGGCCATACGTAAATTCACTTCAGTGCATCTTCAATTCTATACTTctattacaatgtagattgtgtcaaagcagcttaacatagaagttctagtaaattgaaactgtgtcagtccagttttcagagttttagttcagttcagtgtggtttaattttcactgctgaaagtccaaacagtaaagagcaaatccatcaatgtgcagctccacaagtcctgaaccatgcaagccagtggcgacagcgaaaAGGAACCAACTTCAACAATTGacgaaagtaaaagaaaaaaccttAAGAAACCAGGCCCAGTTGAAATGTTCCTgctgagctgcagtctaggcgccggagacTGGAGAACACGTTCATTGTGAAGAAGCTGCAGGAAGGAAAGTCAAACAAACTAACATAAGTGCAGATgctgttcaaattataatgtcttttgggaagtgttcccggctccagttgtcctaaaaaaatgcagagtaaaaatcctttagaggatttggatttcaaaagcatttgtgtttgatgtgtatgctaatgcacagagatgtgtctttaatctagttttaaactgacagaaaGATCTACTGCCTACAGTTGACtttgatattctgggaataatcaagtgtccagaattaattgagcATAGTGGGTGTGAGGGgctataatacaccaggagctccccCAAATACTGGCGAGCTAAGCTGTTCAGGGCTTTGTAGGTAgtcaataaaatttgtaaaaaagtaAGATTCACAAATGATTATTTTTCCATAGCGAATGATCAGTTTAATCTCTGTTCTCAGGTGGCGGTGCTGAAAACAGATGATAAAGCTCTGGAGACAGGGTCGTGGTCCTGATCTGGCTCTGGGAGTGAAGGCTAATCCTTACAGCCTCAAAAGATTGTAACCTTCCATGTGTCAGAAAATGGAGACACTCTGGTGCAGGAGTCATTCGAGATGGCTGTGGAGCAAGAGGAGACTGCTGTGGCACAAGAAGTGGAACAGGAAGTGGCACAGATTGGCATTGGTGCATATGAAGGTACTGATTTCAGTGTGGTGGAGCAGATCTCTGAGGAGACAACACACAGGTACTACTACTGAATGTCAAAAACAGACAATAGGTGCATTTTCCATTACAAATGTGTGTAAAACTGCGATATTGTGTTGATTAAATATTATTGTGAAGTGTTATGAGACTTAAACTCATTTTCTCACAATAAATAATGCCAACAATCACACAGTGACACAAAGGTGGTTTTATCTGGAAGGTTATAGTGTGTGATTTCACAGAGGGCTTGTGGATTCAGAATATCAAGATgaacacaaaaactaaaaaagttGTGCAAATGCATCTTGTAAAATCTATTTTTCCATTAATAAGAGATCCATATCTTTAAAAAGTGGATTTTGTTTACACCATGTGACCTGTggatgcaaaataaaaataaaaaatgcatttaatgtacattttatttgctaaatattttatagtattttgcaCAATTTGAAAGGTTATGATATTTCCTAATCACCAATGTGAGGTATTTAtgtcataaatgtgtgtgtttgtttgtctgtgtgtgtttgacagcagTTTAGAGGAGCCCTCAGCAGAGCCTCAGGTGATGGAAGTGAGTACTGAGCCCTTGTCCATCTCTACACCTCTCAAAGAAAATAAAGAGAAGTTTTACGTTAGCTCAGGCTTGACAGACGGAGTCCTGCAGCAGGTGGAGGTGAGACTGTGTTTTGTAAGAATTCAGATAGAATAACCAATAGTCCTAATGGAAAGTTAAATTGATTAAATCCTCTTTCTGCAGCTCAGCAGTGAAGCTCCAGCATCTCCTCCGCTGTCTTCATTACCCCATTCTCAACAGCTGAACACCAAGCGCTTCTCATGTCGCATCTGCATGGAGGCTTTCCATGGCCGATCGGACATGGAGAACCACAAGAGGGCGCACATCGACCCCAAAACATTCAAATGCCCCGACTGTGATTTCGCAGCACCTTCTTAGCCAGAAGTCAAGGTGTGTTGGGTTGAGCTTTTCATTTTTTATGCTGCTTTTTTTCAGATACTGCTTTTCTTGTAATGTGTAATGTGGCTGTTTGTAAAGGATTTGCGAAGTTTTAAAGAACATAATGCAtcataaatatacactcaccggccactttattatgtacacctgtccaactgctcattaacattaAATTTCAGTTcagacaatcacatggcagcaactcaatgtttttaggcatgtagacatggtcaagacaatctgctgcagttcaaaccgagcattagaatcgGATAGAAAGGAAACTTCTGATCAAATGGGATTAAGTTAacaaagaatggtcagaaaaagagaaaatctcaagtgagcggcagttatttgggcacaaatgccttgttgatgccagaggtcagaggagaatggccagactggttccagctgatagaatggCAAAAGTAAGtcaaataactactcgttacaaccgaggtatgcagaagagcatctctaaatgcacaacacgtcaaaccttgagcacatgggctacagcagcagcagaagaccacaccgggtgtcactcctgtcagctaaacacaggaaactgaggctacaattcatagAGGCTCATCAAAGTTGGACAATACAAGACAGGAAAAAATTGCCTCGTCTGataagtctcaatttctgctgcaacattttaaaggtagggtcagaatttggcgtcaacaacatgaaaacatggatccatcctgccttgtatcactgGTTCAGGCTGTAGGTGGTGGTTTTGGTTTAAtgctgtgggggatattttcctggcacactttgggttcattagtatcaattgagcattgtgtcgatgccacagccaacctgagtattgttgctgtccccttatgaacacagtgtacttattttctgatggctacttccagcaggataaagcaccatgtcataaagcgtggatcatctaagactggtttcttgaacatgacaatgagttcactgtacttaaatggcctctacagtcaccagctctcaatccaatagagcacatttgggatgttgtggaacaggagattcacatcatggattgGCAGCCAATAAATCTgccgcaactgcgtgatgctgtcatatCAATATAAACtcaaatctctaaggaatattttcagtcccttgttgaatctatgccataaaggattagggcagttttAAATGCATTCtgagtccaacctggtactagtaaggtttacctaataaagtggccggtgagcacttaaagtaaaaacaattctgccaaaaaaaattactcattatttacttaaGTAGTTCATCcattttagtttctttcttcttttaaaccctaaacattatattttaaaggctactggaaacctgtaaccatttacttttacagtatttgtttttcctactatggaggtcaatgtttacaggtttcctgctttcttcaaaatgtggTAAACTATCCCTATAAGGAGCTTTCAAAGATGATATTCAGATTTCAGAAAATAATACCCTCTCTGAATGTAGCTATTAAAGAGACAGGATCcttaaattatttgtttcagACACTGAGAAAAGATTCAGAATCTGTTTCAAATGGGTGTAAATCATTTGAGTTCCAAAACAAAATGAAGGAACTTCAATATAACATTGTGTTTAAAAAAGCGCACAGACTGACAAAACGTAAGTGTAGGGGAAGTAGCTTTGGATTAAAGTCTTTGCCTGTgtgtaattattataaatgtgtatatatatatttttttatcctaGACTCACATGGCCTTGCATGCATATTTGAGGCCTCATAAATGCACCAGCTGCAGTTTTGCCTCTAAAAACACGAAAGACCTGCGACGCCACATGATGACATAAACCAACGAGAAGCCTTACTCCTGCCAGGTGTGCGCCTAAAGGTGAGCAATCattcaaataaattagcaaatctTAGAATTTGTACTGTTTACATTATTAATACAGATACAACCATAAATGCTTTCccagcttaaaggtgcagtaggtgtctgtcttcagaagcatttgttgttgtgctggttgaaagtctcttcacattccaattgtACTGCTTAAAgttaatgatctaaatgtgtttatatgcatttttatattttgggtaaggcataaaactaaaaaaatgttaattcaattaaatagtCAGGCCGACATCTCATGGaattccgataagcagctca from Danio rerio strain Tuebingen ecotype United States chromosome 8, GRCz12tu, whole genome shotgun sequence includes:
- the LOC101882978 gene encoding uncharacterized protein isoform X1, which translates into the protein MAVEQEETAVAQEVEQEVAQIGIGAYEGTDFSVVEQISEETTHSSLEEPSAEPQVMEVSTEPLSISTPLKENKEKFYVSSGLTDGVLQQVELSSEAPASPPLSSLPHSQQLNTKRFSCRICMEAFHGRSDMENHKRAHIDPKTFKCPDCDFAAPS
- the LOC101882978 gene encoding B-cell lymphoma/leukemia 11A-like isoform X2, translating into MEVSTEPLSISTPLKENKEKFYVSSGLTDGVLQQVELSSEAPASPPLSSLPHSQQLNTKRFSCRICMEAFHGRSDMENHKRAHIDPKTFKCPDCDFAAPS